Proteins encoded within one genomic window of Schaalia sp. HMT-172:
- a CDS encoding IS1249 family transposase: MIRHGKTSTGRQRWRCKPCKITTLNEIDSTAKHLDEFLAWLLGRRRQVDLPGGGRSFRRRCEPLWQLWPFCPIIDEVHEVIFVDGIHLGPNAVVLIAQTPDCVLGWYAARSENSRAWSALMSRIAPPALVVTDGGSGFARACKKVWPATRVQRCTFHAYCRIRQATTTRPKLEASRSLYALGRQLTHVQDIDGAQEWIGAYQAWCTRWKGFLEEKTRRPDGGWEYTHERLVRARNSLNKLISQGLLFTYLDPTLGLGLCC, translated from the coding sequence ATGATCCGTCACGGTAAGACGTCAACAGGTCGTCAGCGCTGGCGGTGTAAACCCTGCAAAATCACGACGCTGAACGAAATAGACTCCACGGCCAAGCATCTTGATGAGTTCTTGGCCTGGCTGCTGGGTCGACGTCGTCAGGTGGATTTGCCTGGTGGGGGCCGCTCGTTTCGTAGGCGTTGTGAGCCGTTGTGGCAGTTATGGCCTTTCTGCCCGATCATCGATGAGGTTCATGAGGTCATCTTCGTCGACGGCATCCACCTGGGCCCAAACGCCGTGGTCCTCATCGCCCAAACACCCGATTGCGTGCTGGGCTGGTACGCGGCTAGGAGTGAGAATTCTCGGGCCTGGAGCGCGCTCATGAGCCGGATCGCGCCCCCGGCCCTGGTCGTCACCGACGGGGGCAGCGGGTTCGCGAGGGCGTGCAAGAAGGTCTGGCCCGCCACGCGCGTCCAGCGCTGTACCTTCCACGCGTATTGCCGTATTCGCCAAGCCACCACAACGCGCCCCAAACTGGAGGCCTCGCGTAGCTTGTACGCTCTGGGGCGCCAGCTCACGCACGTGCAAGACATCGATGGAGCCCAGGAATGGATAGGCGCCTACCAGGCCTGGTGCACGCGCTGGAAGGGCTTCCTGGAGGAGAAAACACGCAGACCTGACGGAGGGTGGGAATACACCCACGAACGTCTCGTTCGGGCTCGTAACAGCCTTAACAAGCTCATCTCCCAGGGGCTCTTGTTCACCTACCTGGACCCCACCTTGGGGTTAGGCTTGTGTTGTTGA
- a CDS encoding transposase — MGTRRRFTPEYRRDVASLVLDTGSSIASVARDLGLGESVVGRWVKLERERRQAVREGRPDPRELEAEITALRRRVRELEKENEFLGKASAFFASRHQNTSALN; from the coding sequence ATGGGAACTCGTCGTCGTTTTACGCCGGAGTATCGTCGTGATGTTGCGAGCCTGGTGTTGGATACGGGGTCTTCGATCGCGTCTGTGGCCCGGGATTTAGGGCTGGGTGAATCGGTGGTGGGCCGGTGGGTCAAACTCGAGCGCGAGCGGCGTCAAGCCGTGCGTGAGGGTCGTCCAGATCCACGCGAGCTGGAAGCTGAGATCACGGCATTGCGCCGGAGGGTGCGCGAGCTGGAGAAGGAGAACGAGTTCTTGGGAAAAGCCAGCGCCTTCTTCGCGTCTCGGCACCAAAACACCAGCGCTTTGAACTGA
- a CDS encoding ATP-dependent Clp protease proteolytic subunit, whose translation MSVHNTGVAGEGSQLGLGDSVYQRLLKERIIWLGGEVRDDNANAICAQLLLLAAEDPDRDIYLYINSPGGSVTAGMAIYDTMQYIKPDVVTVGMGLAASMGQFLLTAGAPGKRYITPHTRVLLHQPLGGAGGSATEIRINADLILGMKKELAAITASRTGKTVEQVEADGDRDHWFTAQEALEYGFVDRVIDSPQEIGTRGEN comes from the coding sequence GTGAGCGTGCACAATACCGGGGTTGCCGGCGAAGGCTCGCAGCTGGGACTGGGCGACTCGGTCTACCAGCGCCTGCTCAAGGAGCGCATCATTTGGCTGGGCGGCGAGGTTCGCGATGACAATGCGAACGCGATCTGCGCGCAGCTGCTGCTGCTCGCGGCAGAGGACCCGGACCGCGACATCTACCTGTACATCAACTCGCCCGGCGGCTCGGTGACGGCCGGCATGGCCATCTACGACACGATGCAGTACATCAAGCCGGACGTCGTCACGGTTGGCATGGGCCTGGCCGCGTCGATGGGCCAGTTCCTGCTCACTGCGGGCGCGCCCGGTAAGCGCTACATCACGCCCCACACCCGCGTCCTGCTGCACCAGCCCCTGGGTGGCGCTGGCGGCTCCGCGACGGAGATTCGCATCAACGCGGACCTGATCTTGGGCATGAAGAAGGAACTCGCAGCCATCACCGCGTCTCGAACGGGTAAGACCGTTGAGCAGGTGGAGGCCGACGGCGATCGTGACCACTGGTTCACGGCGCAGGAGGCCCTCGAGTACGGCTTCGTCGACCGCGTGATCGACAGCCCGCAGGAGATCGGAACGCGAGGAGAGAACTGA
- a CDS encoding ATP-dependent Clp protease proteolytic subunit produces MSTQPYFEAVARQMPQARYVLPDFEERTAYGFRRQNPYTKLFEDRIVFLGVQVDDASADDVMAQLLVLESQDPDSLITMYINSPGGSFTALTAIYDTMQYIKPQIQTVCLGQAASAAAVLLAAGSPGKRLALPNARVLIHQPAMEGMQGQASDIQIVADEIDRMRAWLEDTLSKHSGKPVEQVRRDIERDKILTAPQAAEYGLIDQVLESRKAL; encoded by the coding sequence ATGAGCACCCAGCCCTACTTTGAGGCGGTCGCACGCCAGATGCCCCAGGCTCGCTACGTGCTGCCCGATTTCGAGGAGCGCACGGCCTACGGTTTCCGTCGCCAGAACCCCTACACGAAGCTGTTCGAGGACCGCATCGTGTTCCTGGGCGTGCAGGTGGATGACGCCAGCGCAGACGACGTCATGGCGCAGCTGCTGGTCCTGGAGTCCCAGGATCCCGATTCGCTGATCACCATGTACATCAACTCGCCCGGCGGCTCCTTCACGGCGCTGACCGCGATCTACGACACGATGCAGTACATCAAGCCGCAGATTCAGACGGTCTGCCTGGGTCAGGCCGCCTCGGCCGCGGCCGTGCTGCTGGCTGCTGGCTCGCCCGGCAAGCGCCTGGCGCTGCCCAACGCGCGCGTCCTCATTCACCAGCCGGCGATGGAGGGCATGCAGGGGCAGGCCTCGGACATCCAGATCGTCGCAGACGAGATCGACCGCATGCGCGCATGGCTCGAGGACACCCTCTCGAAGCACTCGGGCAAGCCGGTGGAGCAGGTGCGCCGCGACATCGAGCGCGACAAGATCCTCACCGCCCCGCAGGCCGCCGAGTACGGCTTGATCGACCAGGTCCTGGAGTCCCGCAAGGCTCTGTGA
- a CDS encoding IS3 family transposase, translating into MAWEHEVSGGTYGAPRIRHALARAGVDVGVRAVAASMRRQGLTGLNTHPRPAKRGGRGPVAHEDHCARQWDQGALDRVWITDLTYLRCAQGWVYLCAVRDAHSRRVLGYAMGEQQSTDLVITALDMAATTRGGFPTGVVLHADRGTQFTSEKLAAYMRAVKGRVSMGRAGVCWDNAMAESFWATLKTEYYYRRTFTTRDQVYTGVATWIEDFYNRRRIHTSLGGKSPIEYELHQAAWTKAA; encoded by the coding sequence GTGGCCTGGGAACACGAGGTGTCGGGTGGCACCTATGGGGCTCCTCGCATCCGCCATGCTCTGGCGCGCGCGGGCGTGGATGTGGGGGTGCGTGCGGTCGCCGCGTCGATGCGCCGCCAGGGCCTGACAGGCCTGAACACGCACCCACGCCCGGCCAAGCGCGGCGGGCGCGGACCTGTGGCCCATGAGGATCACTGCGCCCGCCAGTGGGATCAAGGCGCCCTGGACCGGGTGTGGATCACGGATTTGACCTACCTGCGGTGCGCCCAAGGCTGGGTCTACCTGTGCGCCGTGCGTGATGCGCACTCGCGTAGAGTCCTGGGATACGCCATGGGTGAGCAGCAAAGCACCGACCTGGTCATCACCGCGCTCGACATGGCCGCCACCACCCGTGGCGGCTTCCCCACTGGGGTCGTGCTCCACGCTGATCGGGGAACACAGTTCACCTCCGAGAAGCTGGCAGCCTACATGCGCGCCGTGAAAGGAAGAGTGTCGATGGGGCGGGCCGGAGTGTGCTGGGATAACGCCATGGCCGAATCCTTTTGGGCCACCCTCAAAACCGAGTACTACTACCGGCGTACCTTCACCACCCGCGACCAGGTCTACACCGGGGTCGCCACCTGGATCGAAGACTTCTACAACCGCCGCCGCATCCACACCAGCCTCGGCGGCAAATCCCCCATCGAATACGAACTACACCAAGCGGCCTGGACAAAAGCCGCATAA
- a CDS encoding chorismate mutase, with translation MQDRDEAVLAASADRGVSGIPAELAEARATIDNIDAALVHILAERFRCTQRVGHIKARLDLPPADPAREARQVERLRTLAASSGLDPDFAEKFLGFMVREVIRHHEDIKAEYDEGSRL, from the coding sequence ATGCAGGATCGTGACGAGGCCGTGTTGGCAGCTTCGGCCGACAGGGGAGTCAGCGGCATTCCCGCCGAGCTGGCGGAGGCGCGCGCAACAATCGACAACATCGACGCCGCCCTCGTCCACATTCTCGCCGAGCGTTTCCGTTGCACGCAGCGCGTCGGCCACATCAAGGCGCGCCTGGACCTGCCTCCCGCAGACCCAGCCCGCGAGGCCCGCCAGGTCGAGCGCCTGCGCACGCTGGCCGCCTCCTCCGGCCTCGACCCCGATTTCGCGGAGAAGTTCCTGGGCTTCATGGTCCGTGAGGTCATCCGCCACCACGAGGACATCAAGGCCGAGTACGACGAGGGTTCGCGCCTCTAA
- a CDS encoding recombinase family protein: protein MSPDLKTITPRRTPTSRIRVAAYCRVSTMSETQAGSLAAQVSAYSKLIHANPAWQFAGIYTDQGISGTTRKRPGFADMMDHARAGDFQILLVKSISRLARNTVDLLSCVRELAALGVAVRFERENIDTSSAEGELMLTLLASFAQEESRSLSQNVKWAIRNRYKTGVTNSHRIYGYTWVGGSLHINDDEAQVVRRVFDEYLAGVSPEAIADRLNAEGLRAREGGNFLGSVIRTWLENPRYVGNEMLQATYTDGPGGKLVVNDGALPKYWVQGANPPIIDEATWRRVQDELARRRQSGGRALTPSGGTCALTHRVVCSQCGRRFHRRTKTRKHISYKYWWCETATRGQGNPCRAPQIREAQLKSAITAHLGLGEWDDQQVLERLEQVTVYPSGKVTVMKRGAHTAEPVMAGKE, encoded by the coding sequence ATGAGCCCAGACTTGAAGACCATTACACCACGACGCACACCCACCAGCCGCATCCGCGTGGCCGCCTACTGCCGGGTCTCAACCATGTCGGAGACCCAAGCAGGATCCCTTGCTGCTCAGGTCTCGGCCTACTCCAAGCTCATCCACGCTAACCCTGCCTGGCAGTTCGCCGGGATCTACACCGACCAAGGAATCTCCGGCACCACCAGAAAAAGGCCCGGGTTCGCTGACATGATGGACCACGCCAGAGCCGGCGACTTCCAGATCCTGCTGGTCAAGTCCATCTCCCGCCTGGCACGCAACACCGTCGACCTGCTCTCATGCGTGCGCGAGCTTGCAGCCCTGGGGGTGGCGGTGCGGTTCGAGAGAGAAAACATCGACACCTCCAGCGCGGAAGGTGAGCTCATGCTCACCCTGTTAGCTTCTTTCGCCCAGGAAGAATCCCGCTCCCTGTCACAGAACGTGAAGTGGGCGATCCGCAACCGGTACAAGACCGGTGTCACCAACTCCCACCGCATCTACGGATACACCTGGGTAGGCGGGAGCCTGCACATCAACGACGATGAGGCCCAGGTTGTGCGCCGCGTCTTTGACGAGTACCTGGCCGGGGTGAGCCCCGAGGCTATTGCCGACCGCCTCAACGCTGAGGGGCTGCGCGCACGAGAAGGAGGAAACTTCCTCGGCTCGGTGATCCGCACCTGGCTGGAAAACCCCCGCTACGTGGGAAACGAAATGCTGCAAGCCACCTACACCGACGGTCCTGGAGGAAAGCTCGTCGTCAACGACGGGGCACTACCCAAGTACTGGGTTCAGGGAGCAAACCCTCCCATCATCGACGAGGCCACCTGGAGGCGGGTCCAAGACGAGCTCGCCCGCAGACGCCAATCCGGTGGCAGAGCCCTGACCCCTAGTGGCGGGACGTGTGCGCTCACTCATCGGGTGGTGTGCAGCCAGTGCGGGCGGCGTTTCCACCGGCGCACCAAAACCCGCAAGCACATCTCCTACAAGTACTGGTGGTGCGAAACCGCCACGAGGGGGCAAGGCAACCCTTGCCGGGCACCTCAGATCAGGGAAGCCCAGCTCAAGAGCGCTATCACCGCCCACCTGGGATTAGGCGAGTGGGATGACCAGCAAGTCCTTGAGCGTCTCGAGCAGGTCACCGTCTACCCCAGCGGGAAAGTCACTGTGATGAAACGAGGCGCGCACACCGCTGAGCCCGTGATGGCAGGAAAGGAGTAA
- the tig gene encoding trigger factor: MKSTVENLEPTKVRLTVEVPYEELKSDMDKAYKEIAGQVNIPGFRKGHVPPRIIDQRFGRAAVIEQVVNEVLPGHYSDAINQNDLRPMAQPEIDVTEIPNVTGPQGGQLIFTAEVAVVPPFELPEIDESIVVEVEPTEVTDEDVQKELDDLRGRFATLKTINRKAKTGDFATIDLVATIDGEQVDSASDVSYEIGSGSMLDGQDTALRGTKAGDEVTFTSKLKGGDHEGEEAEVTITVKAMKARELPKADDDFAQMVSEFDTLEELTEDLKKQAAQSKESQQALAARDALIDVLLDKVEIVLPESAVDHQVEHRVGEDAKPKAKKEAREAVEKEMRTELLSEALAKKFDVQVSQQELIDYAIQMSQNFGIDINQLFSSSQQMANVVADLGRSKALIETLKVVSVKDTNGADVDLSKFFGADPATEEGAEIITESADAQE, translated from the coding sequence GTGAAGAGCACCGTTGAAAACCTCGAGCCCACCAAGGTTCGCCTGACCGTTGAGGTTCCCTACGAGGAACTGAAGTCCGACATGGACAAGGCGTACAAGGAGATCGCCGGACAGGTTAACATCCCCGGCTTCCGTAAGGGCCACGTTCCTCCGCGCATCATCGACCAGCGTTTCGGTCGCGCCGCCGTCATCGAGCAGGTCGTCAACGAGGTCCTGCCCGGCCACTACTCCGACGCCATCAACCAGAACGACCTGCGCCCCATGGCTCAGCCCGAGATTGACGTCACCGAGATCCCGAACGTGACCGGCCCCCAGGGCGGCCAGCTCATCTTCACCGCCGAGGTCGCGGTCGTTCCCCCGTTCGAGCTGCCCGAGATCGACGAGTCCATCGTCGTTGAGGTCGAGCCCACCGAGGTCACCGACGAGGACGTGCAGAAGGAACTCGACGACCTGCGCGGCCGCTTCGCGACCCTGAAGACCATCAACCGCAAGGCCAAGACCGGCGACTTCGCGACCATCGACCTGGTCGCCACGATCGACGGCGAGCAGGTTGACTCCGCCTCCGACGTCTCCTACGAGATCGGCTCCGGCTCCATGCTCGACGGCCAGGACACCGCGCTGCGCGGCACCAAGGCCGGCGACGAGGTCACCTTCACGTCCAAGCTCAAGGGCGGCGATCACGAGGGTGAAGAGGCCGAGGTGACCATCACCGTCAAGGCGATGAAGGCTCGCGAGCTGCCCAAGGCCGACGACGACTTCGCCCAGATGGTGTCCGAGTTCGACACCCTGGAGGAGCTGACCGAGGACCTCAAGAAGCAGGCCGCTCAGTCCAAGGAGTCCCAGCAGGCCCTTGCTGCGCGCGACGCCCTCATCGATGTCCTCCTCGACAAGGTCGAGATCGTCCTGCCCGAGTCCGCGGTCGACCACCAGGTCGAGCACCGCGTCGGCGAGGACGCCAAGCCCAAGGCGAAGAAGGAGGCCCGCGAGGCCGTCGAGAAGGAGATGCGCACCGAGCTGCTCTCCGAGGCCCTGGCCAAGAAGTTCGACGTTCAGGTCTCCCAGCAGGAGCTCATCGACTACGCGATCCAGATGTCGCAGAACTTCGGCATTGACATCAACCAGCTGTTCTCCTCCTCCCAGCAGATGGCGAACGTCGTGGCCGACCTGGGCCGCTCGAAGGCTCTCATCGAGACCCTCAAGGTCGTCTCAGTCAAGGACACGAACGGCGCCGACGTCGACCTGTCCAAGTTCTTTGGCGCCGATCCGGCCACCGAAGAGGGCGCGGAGATCATCACCGAGTCTGCCGACGCGCAGGAGTGA
- a CDS encoding LacI family DNA-binding transcriptional regulator — protein MVNLGDIAKATGFSKATVSRVLSGDPSFTAKESTRHRVIQVANELGYALRTSRSSIPLTIAVLENFDPSNGPQDSYFSDVREALRERAAENMMSLTFFPDVRALVEAGQDYSGFVSLGPAPLTRDNLEALHEALPHGVFIDINPAPTLFHSVRPDLQQTVLDAIYALRESGRERIAFIGGDGHVMGSHVFGQDPRTVAFDEWARLLAMPIEGLVRASGPFSVDNGRRQVDELVESLGEDLPDAILVAADSLAVGVLQALSARAIRVPDQVAVVSIDNLEVCQYTAPPLSSYAIKRSELAETALMLLSDSIVGRFTHKHHVLLSTQLVARQSFVPATAEPES, from the coding sequence ATGGTTAATCTTGGCGATATCGCGAAGGCGACGGGCTTTTCGAAGGCGACCGTGTCTCGTGTCTTATCTGGTGACCCCAGCTTCACCGCGAAAGAATCAACCCGCCACCGCGTGATCCAGGTTGCCAACGAGCTCGGCTACGCGCTGCGCACATCCCGCTCCAGCATCCCCCTGACCATCGCCGTGCTCGAAAACTTCGACCCGTCCAACGGGCCCCAAGACTCCTACTTTTCCGACGTGCGCGAGGCGCTGCGCGAACGAGCAGCCGAGAACATGATGTCTCTGACGTTCTTCCCGGACGTGCGCGCCCTGGTCGAGGCCGGGCAAGACTACTCCGGCTTCGTGTCCCTTGGCCCCGCGCCCCTGACGCGGGACAACCTGGAGGCGCTGCACGAGGCGCTGCCCCACGGCGTGTTCATCGACATCAATCCTGCTCCCACGCTCTTCCACTCCGTGCGCCCCGACCTGCAACAGACCGTCCTCGACGCAATCTACGCGCTGCGCGAGAGCGGCCGGGAGCGCATCGCGTTCATCGGTGGCGACGGGCACGTGATGGGCAGCCACGTGTTCGGCCAGGACCCGCGTACCGTCGCCTTTGACGAGTGGGCGCGCCTGCTGGCCATGCCCATCGAGGGTCTTGTCCGCGCCTCCGGTCCCTTCTCTGTGGACAACGGCCGACGCCAGGTCGACGAGCTGGTTGAGTCCCTGGGCGAGGACCTGCCCGACGCGATCCTGGTCGCCGCAGACTCCCTCGCCGTGGGCGTCCTCCAGGCGCTATCTGCGCGAGCGATCCGCGTGCCCGATCAGGTCGCCGTCGTCTCCATCGATAACCTCGAGGTGTGCCAGTACACGGCTCCGCCGCTGAGCTCCTACGCGATAAAACGTTCCGAGCTGGCCGAGACGGCCCTCATGCTGCTGTCCGACTCGATCGTGGGGCGCTTCACGCACAAGCATCACGTGCTTCTGTCGACTCAGCTGGTTGCGCGCCAGAGTTTCGTGCCCGCTACGGCCGAACCCGAGTCCTGA
- a CDS encoding recombinase family protein gives MATVTTIPARPAKTLTPTTVRSRRKVAAYARVSTDLEEQQSSYQAQIDYYTDYIQGRADWEFVGMYADEGISGTSTKHRQGFQTMITDALAGRIDLIVTKSVSRFARNTVDSLTSVRALKEAGVEVYFEKENIWTLDSKGELLITIMSSLAQEESRSISENVTWGHRRRFAEGKVMVPYASLLGYKKGDDGGLAVDEDQARIVRRIYREYLAGHSPKTIAAHLTEDGIPTPLGKKTWNVSTINSILRNEKYKGDALLQKTFTVDFLTKTTKRNEGEIPQYYVTGNHEAIIAPAVWDQVQREIELRSTRPRSFAHPFASRIQCGCCGGWYGSKTWHAGSKYEKRVWRCNRRYDKTNETPCTSRHITDDEIITTFEQAIGQFAPSPSPEVLEAALAQLGNSRDLEDKLAQAVAARDSVAGRINQLIQAAAHAGFDPGAFEAQQARLEADYQVHLSAIESLERQLHELEAKRAAITAFHQYRSKNPAITYTPEAWRALVDHATIHPDGTITITFNDGTSI, from the coding sequence ATGGCCACCGTCACCACCATCCCGGCACGGCCCGCCAAGACGCTCACTCCTACGACGGTGCGCTCCCGGCGTAAGGTCGCGGCCTACGCGCGAGTATCCACGGACCTGGAAGAACAACAATCCTCCTACCAGGCACAAATCGACTACTACACCGACTACATCCAAGGCCGGGCCGATTGGGAGTTTGTTGGCATGTATGCCGATGAGGGGATTTCGGGAACCTCAACGAAGCACCGGCAGGGCTTCCAAACCATGATCACCGACGCTTTGGCTGGCCGTATCGATCTGATCGTGACCAAGAGCGTGTCCAGGTTTGCCCGCAACACCGTCGACTCGCTCACCAGCGTGCGGGCCCTCAAAGAAGCCGGAGTGGAGGTCTACTTCGAGAAAGAAAACATCTGGACCCTGGACTCGAAAGGCGAACTACTCATCACCATCATGAGTAGCCTTGCCCAGGAAGAATCCCGCTCCATCTCTGAGAACGTCACCTGGGGACACCGCAGGCGTTTTGCGGAAGGCAAGGTCATGGTGCCCTACGCCTCCCTGCTGGGCTACAAGAAAGGCGACGACGGGGGCCTGGCTGTTGATGAAGACCAGGCCAGGATCGTGCGACGCATCTACCGGGAATACCTGGCAGGGCACTCACCCAAAACCATTGCCGCACACCTGACCGAAGATGGTATCCCTACGCCCTTGGGGAAGAAGACCTGGAACGTGTCCACCATCAACTCGATCCTGCGCAATGAAAAATACAAGGGCGACGCGCTGCTGCAGAAAACCTTCACCGTGGACTTCCTGACGAAAACCACTAAACGCAACGAAGGAGAGATCCCGCAGTACTACGTGACCGGTAACCATGAGGCCATCATTGCCCCAGCCGTATGGGACCAAGTCCAACGAGAAATTGAGCTACGTTCAACCCGGCCACGATCTTTCGCGCATCCATTTGCTTCCCGAATCCAGTGCGGGTGCTGCGGGGGATGGTACGGGTCTAAGACTTGGCACGCAGGAAGCAAGTATGAAAAGCGAGTGTGGAGATGTAACCGGAGATACGACAAAACAAATGAGACCCCCTGCACCTCCAGGCACATCACAGACGATGAAATAATTACCACGTTTGAGCAGGCAATAGGGCAATTCGCGCCATCTCCAAGCCCAGAGGTACTTGAGGCTGCTCTCGCTCAGCTTGGTAACTCGCGTGATCTTGAGGACAAGCTCGCACAGGCGGTCGCCGCACGTGACAGCGTGGCAGGCCGTATCAACCAGCTCATTCAAGCCGCAGCACACGCTGGCTTCGACCCTGGCGCGTTCGAGGCCCAACAGGCTCGGCTCGAAGCCGACTACCAAGTCCACCTCAGCGCAATCGAGTCCCTCGAAAGGCAGCTGCACGAACTTGAAGCCAAGCGCGCGGCCATCACCGCATTCCACCAGTACCGCAGCAAGAACCCCGCAATCACCTATACCCCCGAGGCCTGGCGAGCCCTCGTCGACCACGCCACCATCCACCCCGACGGAACAATCACCATCACGTTCAACGACGGCACGAGCATTTGA
- the clpX gene encoding ATP-dependent Clp protease ATP-binding subunit ClpX: MARLTDGAELLKCSFCGKSQKQVRKLIGGSGAYICDECIELCNEIIEEELGAQQASTSSTPLPKPREINEFLNTWVIGQDRAKRALSVAVYNHYKRVRSREAGNAEDMLGTKSNILLLGPTGTGKTHLARCLARLLDVPFAIVDATALTEAGYVGEDVENILLRLIQEADGDIKKAEKGIIYVDEIDKIGRKAENASITRDVSGEGVQQALLKIIEGTVASVPPTGGRKHPHQQFLEIDTSGILFIAAGAFAGIEDIVKGRLGRRSTGFGSELKSTSEMGDLYEAVSAEDLHKFGMIPEFIGRLPILTSTKELTEEDLVRVLTEPSNSLVRQYQHLFELDGMDLEFTHEALLAIAARANERKTGARGLSSIMEQTLSDLMFDLPSRDDVARVVVTRDLVEGVGEAELYPERSSEGKRSA; encoded by the coding sequence GTGGCTCGTCTGACTGATGGCGCGGAACTGCTCAAGTGCTCCTTCTGCGGGAAGAGCCAGAAGCAGGTGCGTAAGCTCATCGGTGGCTCCGGCGCATATATCTGCGACGAGTGCATCGAGCTGTGTAACGAGATTATCGAGGAAGAGCTCGGCGCACAGCAGGCCTCGACCTCGTCGACGCCCCTGCCTAAGCCTCGTGAAATCAACGAATTCCTCAATACGTGGGTGATCGGCCAGGATCGTGCTAAGCGCGCTCTGTCCGTGGCCGTGTATAACCACTACAAGCGCGTGCGCTCGCGCGAGGCGGGCAACGCCGAGGACATGCTGGGCACGAAGTCCAACATTTTGCTGCTGGGTCCCACGGGCACGGGCAAGACCCACCTGGCGCGTTGCCTGGCCCGCCTCCTCGATGTGCCTTTCGCGATCGTGGACGCCACCGCGCTGACGGAGGCCGGCTACGTGGGCGAGGACGTGGAGAATATTCTCTTGCGCCTCATCCAGGAGGCCGACGGCGACATCAAGAAGGCCGAGAAGGGCATCATCTACGTCGACGAGATCGACAAGATTGGCCGAAAGGCTGAGAACGCTTCGATCACGCGCGACGTGTCCGGCGAGGGTGTCCAGCAGGCGCTCCTGAAGATCATCGAGGGCACGGTCGCCTCCGTGCCCCCCACGGGCGGGCGCAAGCACCCCCACCAGCAGTTCCTGGAGATTGACACTTCCGGCATCCTCTTCATCGCGGCCGGCGCGTTTGCGGGCATCGAGGATATTGTCAAGGGGCGCCTGGGGCGTCGCTCCACGGGCTTCGGTTCGGAGCTGAAGAGCACCTCGGAGATGGGCGACCTGTACGAGGCCGTGTCCGCCGAGGACCTGCACAAGTTCGGCATGATTCCTGAGTTTATCGGCCGCCTGCCCATCCTGACCTCCACGAAGGAGCTGACGGAGGAGGACCTGGTGCGCGTCCTCACCGAGCCGTCGAACTCTCTGGTACGCCAGTACCAGCACCTCTTCGAGCTGGACGGCATGGACCTGGAGTTCACCCACGAGGCGCTCCTGGCCATCGCCGCGCGTGCCAACGAACGCAAGACCGGAGCGCGTGGCCTGTCCTCGATCATGGAGCAGACTCTGTCCGACCTCATGTTTGACCTGCCCAGCCGCGACGACGTTGCCCGCGTGGTCGTCACCCGCGACCTGGTGGAGGGCGTGGGCGAGGCCGAGTTGTACCCCGAACGTTCCTCGGAAGGCAAGCGCAGCGCCTGA